The segment CCTGCGCAGCAAGAGGCGACATTAAAAATGCTTTCGCACTATAATTTAGAACAACGTATGGAGCATGTGAAGCAAAGTCCGATTATTTTTTGGCATGGTCAAAAGGATTCCGTTGTGCCATATCGAATGAGTCGAGATTTTTATGATCAGTTGAAGGAGAAAGAAGAGCAGTACCCAATTCGCTATATTGCAGAACCAAATGCAGGACATGCTGTATCGCGTAGTGGCATTCTTAACGTGACAAACTGGCTGGCACAACATTTGGCATAACCTACAAGTTCTGATATGATAACAGTTAACTCGATTCAGCAGGGATCAAATCCCAGCTGAATCGAGGAACTTAGGCTAAAAACGCCGCGTCGTGCGGCAATGCCTAAGTGACCAACATTGTGTTGGTCCAATGCCCCAGCGGATGTCACAGATTTTTTATAGGAGTTTTTCGAGCAAGCTCAAAAAAATCTGGACGCAATTACGCTAAGGCGAAATTGATTAAGATTGCGGGAGGAGAAACGAAAAATGGCGATTGATCAAGATATGAAAGATAGCATGTATAGCGCATTAGAAAACGTAATTGACCCGGAGCTTGGCGTTGATATTGTCAACTTAGGTTTAGTATATGACGTAGATTTAACAGATGAAGGTGCCGCGACAGTGACGATGACACTAACTTCAATGGGGTGTCCAATGGCTCCAGTTATCGTAGACCAAGTGCAAACGGCATTAAGCGAATTACCAGAAGTGAAAGAAACTGAGGTAAATATCGTATGGCAGCCAGCATGGTCAAAGGACAATATGTCACGCTATGCGAAAATGGCATTAGGTATTCGTTAAAAGGTGGAAAATAAAATGCAGGAATGTTGTGAATGCAACGTTTCTGCATTTTTTGTTTCTTGTAAATAATTTTACACGACTGTAATTAATCAATTCGACATATGGCAAGCGGACAATTTTCACAATCAATTTCTTGTTTTAAATAATTTAAATCAAGAATGGTAATATAGCTTTTTTCCATCTTAATCTTGTTTGTCTTTCGTAGGTCAGTAAGCATGCGATTGACCATTTCTCGACTCGTTGCACATAAATTTGCAATCTCTGTATTCGTCAATGCAAGGTTAATATGCACCTCATTGTTATTTCGATATTCACCGTACGTATTAGCTAAGCGAATTAAAGTGGAATAAAGAGCCCCCTTTTTGCCATGGAGAACTAAGTCACGTAAACGGCTTTGGTTTTTTATATTTTCTGTTTGAATCCATTTTAAAAATTCTATAAGCAGTGTCGGTTGTTCATTTAAAATTGTTTCAAATTGATTGTTGTGAATAGAAAATAGTTTGGAACATTCAAG is part of the Solibacillus sp. FSL K6-1523 genome and harbors:
- a CDS encoding metal-sulfur cluster assembly factor; the encoded protein is MAIDQDMKDSMYSALENVIDPELGVDIVNLGLVYDVDLTDEGAATVTMTLTSMGCPMAPVIVDQVQTALSELPEVKETEVNIVWQPAWSKDNMSRYAKMALGIR
- a CDS encoding Crp/Fnr family transcriptional regulator, producing the protein MIPQKIAAIFHSKGTLIKADKGMHIFQEGELADHIFLIHNGSIQISKETESGKELTIRICSSNSLIGESLLFCGEQHHSTTAKTLECSKLFSIHNNQFETILNEQPTLLIEFLKWIQTENIKNQSRLRDLVLHGKKGALYSTLIRLANTYGEYRNNNEVHINLALTNTEIANLCATSREMVNRMLTDLRKTNKIKMEKSYITILDLNYLKQEIDCENCPLAICRID